One window of the Piliocolobus tephrosceles isolate RC106 chromosome 17, ASM277652v3, whole genome shotgun sequence genome contains the following:
- the DCTPP1 gene encoding dCTP pyrophosphatase 1 has translation MSVAGGEIRGDTGGEDTAAPGRFSFSPEPTLEDIRRLHAEFAAERDWEQFHQPRNLLLALVGEVGELAELFQWKTDGEPGPQGWSPRERLALQEELSDVLIYLVALAARCRVDLPLAVLSKMDINRQRYPAHLARSSCRKYTELPHGAISEDPAVGPADLPCDSTGQTST, from the exons ATGTCTGTGGCCGGTGGGGAGATTCGTGGAGACACGGGGGGAGAGGATACTGCTGCTCCCGGCCGTTTCAGCTTCAGCCCGGAACCCACGCTCGAGGACAT TCGTCGCCTCCATGCCGAGTTTGCTGCAGAACGAGACTGGGAACAGTTCCATCAGCCTCGGAACCTCCTCCTGGCCTTGGTCGGGGAAGTGGGGGAGCTCGCAGAACTCTT TCAGTGGAAAACCGATGGAGAACCTGGCCCCCAAGGCTGGTCCCCCAGGGAACGGTTAGCCCTTCAAGAGGAGCTTAGTGACGTCCTCATCTACTTGGTGGCATTAGCAGCCCGCTGCCGTGTGGATCTGCCGCTAGCAGTGCTCTCCAAAATGGACATCAACCGGCAACGCTACCCAGCCCATCTGGCCCGCAGCTCTTGCCGCAAGTATACAGAATTGCCCCATGGTGCCATCTCTGAAGACCCGGCTGTGGGGCCTGCGGACCTTCCCTGTGACTCCACGGGCCAGACCTCAACCTAG